A part of Thermotoga petrophila RKU-1 genomic DNA contains:
- a CDS encoding DUF6485 family protein codes for MKACPNKERNLSYCNCSYPGCPRKGICCECMHYHRQHGELPACYFPNDAEKTWDRSIEHFKRVV; via the coding sequence GTGAAGGCCTGCCCGAACAAGGAGAGGAACCTCTCTTACTGCAACTGTTCTTATCCTGGATGTCCGAGAAAGGGCATCTGCTGTGAATGTATGCACTATCACAGACAGCACGGAGAACTTCCCGCGTGTTATTTCCCGAACGACGCGGAGAAAACCTGGGACAGATCCATCGAGCACTTCAAAAGAGTGGTGTGA